In Felis catus isolate Fca126 chromosome E1, F.catus_Fca126_mat1.0, whole genome shotgun sequence, the following proteins share a genomic window:
- the RTN4RL1 gene encoding reticulon-4 receptor-like 1 yields MLRKGCCVELLLLLLAGELPLGGGCPRDCVCYPAPMTVSCQAHNFAAIPEGIPEDSERIFLQNNRITLLQQGHFSPAMVTLWIYSNNITYIDPNTFEGFVHLEELDLGDNRQLRTLAPETFQGLVKLHALYLYKCGLSALPAGIFSGLHSLQYLYLQDNHIEYLQDDIFVDLVNLSHLFLHGNKLWSLGQDTFRGLVNLDRLLLHENQLRWVHHKAFHDLRRLTTLFLFNNSLSELQGDCLAPLAALEFLRLNGNAWDCGCRAHSLWEWLRRFRGSSSAVPCVSPESRRGQDLKLLRAEDFRNCTGPASPHQIKSHTLTTTDRAARKEHYPPHGPARDKGHPHGHLPGSRPGYRKPGKNCTSHRNRNQVSKAGAGKQTPELQDYAPDYQHKFSFDIMPTARPKRKGKCARRTPIRAPSGVQQASSGRALGASLLAWILGLVVTLR; encoded by the coding sequence GGTGCTGTGTGGaactgttgctgctgctgctagcCGGGGAGCTGCCCCTGGGCGGCGGCTGCCCGCGGGACTGCGTGTGCTACCCGGCACCCATGACGGTCAGCTGCCAGGCGCACAACTTTGCCGCCATCCCCGAGGGCATCCCGGAGGATAGCGAACGCATCTTCCTGCAGAACAATCGCATCACCCTCCTCCAGCAGGGCCACTTCAGCCCCGCTATGGTCACCCTGTGGATCTACTCCAACAACATCACCTACATTGACCCCAACACCTTCGAGGGCTTCGTGCACCTGGAGGAGCTGGACCTTGGCGACAACCGGCAGCTGCGGACGCTGGCCCCGGAGACCTTCCAGGGCCTGGTGAAGCTCCACGCCCTCTACCTCTATAAGTGCGGGCTCAGTGCCCTGCCGGCAGGCATATTCAGTGGCCTGCACAGCCTGCAGTACCTCTACCTGCAGGACAATCACATCGAGTACCTCCAGGACGACATCTTTGTGGACCTGGTCAACCTCAGCCACCTGTTTCTCCATGGCAACAAGCTGTGGAGCCTGGGCCAGGACACCTTCCGGGGGCTGGTGAACCTGGACCGGCTCCTGCTGCACGAGAACCAGCTGCGGTGGGTCCACCACAAGGCTTTCCACGACCTCCGCAGGCTGACCACCCTCTTCCTCTTCAACAACAGTCTCTCCGAGCTGCAGGGCGACTGCTTGGCGCCCCTGGCCGCCCTGGAGTTCCTCCGCCTCAACGGGAATGCTTGGGACTGCGGCTGCCGGGCGCACTCCCTGTGGGAATGGCTGCGGAGGTTCCGCGGTTCCAGCTCTGCTGTCCCCTGTGTGTCCCCCGAGTCACGGCGAGGCCAGGACCTGAAGCTGCTGAGGGCCGAGGACTTCCGGAACTGCACGGGGCCGGCGTCCCCGCACCAGATCAAGTCGCACACGCTCACCACCACCGACAGGGCCGCCCGCAAGGAACACTACCCGCCCCACGGCCCCGCCAGGGACAAGGGCCACCCGCACGGCCATCTGCCGGGCTCCCGGCCGGGCTACAGGAAGCCCGGCAAGAACTGCACCAGCCACAGGAATCGCAACCAGGTGTCCAAGGCGGGCGCCGGGAAGCAGACCCCCGAGCTGCAGGACTACGCCCCCGACTACCAGCACAAGTTCAGCTTTGACATCATGCCCACGGCGCGGCCCAAGCGGAAGGGCAAGTGTGCCCGCAGGACCCCCATCCGTGCCCCCAGCGGGGTGCAGCAGGCCTCCTCGGGCCGTGCCCTGGGAGCCTCGCTCCTGGCCTGGATACTGGGGCTGGTGGTCACTCTCCGCTGA